One stretch of Miscanthus floridulus cultivar M001 chromosome 18, ASM1932011v1, whole genome shotgun sequence DNA includes these proteins:
- the LOC136520648 gene encoding uncharacterized protein — protein sequence MGTSAQESLIWKQIDDAEYYLVSGSFEQAMLAALSVVDQIRMASLESACDQDELLEMLESTGMVLVQALKELRRTPEMFVQLKTMFGSVPSVPARVFLTGPATCSSGDRAKGETMAPLPTPSPAHALPTRVSAPPSSGRAAAPLAGARTRPTSSCPARPSFARRRDGSAVHDEGLMNANDCCIVISWNMNCCRVLLGSGAASFPLPFMMDHGSWMRAHFIILLRSKL from the exons ATGGGGACCTCTGCCCAGGAATCGCTTATCTGGAAGCAAATCGACGACGCCGAGTA CTATCTAGTCAGTGGATCGTTCGAGCAGGCGATGTTGGCTGCTTTATCCGTCGTTGATCAAATACGCATGGCCTCTTTGGAGAGCGCATGCGACCAGGACGAGCTCCTGGAGATGCTTGAATCGACTGGGATGGTACTTGTGCAGGCACTAAAAGAACTCAGGAG GACCCCTGAGATGTTTGTTCAGCTTAAGACGATGTTTGGTTCAGTGCCATCAGTACCTGCTAGAGTTTTCCTTACAGg gCCCGCAACTTGCAGCAGCGGCGACCGAGCGAAGGGAGAGACCATGGCGCCGTTGCCGaccccctcgccggcgcacgcGCTCCCCacacgggtgagcgcgccgccgtcgagcggacgAGCGGCAGCGCCCTTGGCCGGAGCTCGCACAAGACCAACGAGTAGCTGCCCTGCTCGGCCTTCTTTTGCGCGCCGGCGAGACGGCAGCGCGGTGCACGACGAG GGTCTTATGAACGCCAATGATTGCTGCATAGTGATAAGTTGGAACATGAATTGTTGTCGG GTTTTGTTAGGTTCAGGTGCAGCCTCTTTTCCTTTACCCTTCATGATGGATCATGGTTCATGGATGCGGGCTCATTTTATTATTCtgctccgttctaaattataa